The genomic DNA GGGTAAGATGAAAGTGCCTGTACTTTATCGAGAGCAACTGTCGACAGGCTATTCTTCTCTGCCGATTGTTGGAATGGGAACGAAACCGCTTGGAGACATTCGCCCGCAAATGTTTTCGGTGAAGAGTGAAGGTAGGGAGAAGATAACTAAGGATACGGTTAACCTTAATAAAAAAAAAGCATTCAACAAAGCAAAGGATTTAGCTGGTATACCCAGGTCGCAACAACCTTCACGTCAATGGCAAGTTGGAGATAATGTTTATAAGAAAGGTGGGGACTATAAAAATTACGAGTACAGTTTAAATCCAACTCATCACGGGCGTTACTATGAATACGATACCCCTCAAGGAAAAAGGGTTATTGTGGAGCATATAAATGATGGAAGACTACATACACATGCAGGAAAACCAAAAGACGGTGCTAATCCATTTGAATATGATTTTAAGAAAGAAAGATACTCTAATATTTATGGTCCAAATGGCGACCATCACATTTATTACAATAGATAACGAGGTAATTGTAATGTCATATCAAAAAAAAAAAAAATACAAAAAAAAAATAGCATTGATGAATGCTAAAAAAAATTTAAATCAATTATCATATATAGAGCTTATTGATTTTGAAGATTATGATTCACATTGGGTGAAATTATTTGAATTTCAATTAAAACAATTTCGTAAGATAGATTCTGATCCCAACCTATATTAAACCTATTGGAGACAATAATGATTATATGTCTTGGTTTGAAAGTTCTTTAGATTTTCTAAAAGGAAAAAAAGAATGGTTTATACTGGTTCCAAATTGTTTACTCCCCGTATGGGCTAATGTTAGAGTGTTGAATTTTACAAAAGCAATTGAAGAGCTTTGGGAAAAATCAGAATACCGCGATATAATATTAGCTGACAAGTCTACGGGTAGGATTGCCCAAATTTTTTTTAGAAAAAAAAACTATGAGATTCATGTTGGCAAATGTGATATTACAAACATTGACAAGAAAAAATAATATTTAAGTTAACTTTTCCTATTACTATCTTGATTGGCTATATGTCTTTCAAGGTTTTTTGATTATGAATAAAAAGAAAAATTAGGGATATTGATGGTGAAAGTTGAACCGTGTCGAGTATATTTTCGAATTTCCATCAAAGGGCAAGAAAGAAAAGGATATAGCTTTGAAATATTAAAAAGGATTCATCATCACTTTTTGTGAAATAACATAAAAAAGGAAAACATTTTTGAATTCCTGGTAATAATGTTAGCACCAAACAAACATTAATAGGAGGTTCTAAAATGTTTTCCGTGTTACTAGAATTGCCAGAATTTAAAGTAGTTAAACGTGAGATTTTTTTGATACGCATTATTTTGTTCATGTAGAGAAAAAAGAAAGAAAAGAGCGCTGCGTCTATTGTGGATTTCATTCCTCGTCTGTCCATGATAGAAGGACAAGAAAAGTACGTGATTTATTTGTATTAAACAAACCAATATTTCTCATTATTCACATGAAAAGATATCGGTGCCAAAACTGTAAAGAAGTCTTTTCTTCTTTTTTTGAATCTGTAGGATCACATCAGCACTATACCCATCGTTTTCGCCAGTTTTATCTATGAACAAGTACTCGGAACAACCATTCAAGACATAAGCCGGAAATATAAAATAGCTTACTCAACAGTGGAACGTATTTTCTATTCGGTTGCTCATGAAAAAGCAAAGGAACAGGAGGCATTCATCCATGAAAGGCAAAAAGATCATGAAATCACGTTAAGCTTGGATGAAGTGGCCGTTCGAAAGGGACATACCTATGAGACCGTTCTTTATGATGCTGATTTAGGGGTGGTGATGGGTATGCATCAAAATCGTCATTGTGCCTCTACTATGGAACTTTTGTCAGTAAAAAAACGTGGTGATTGATACCCATTCATAAGGCAATTCAAAATCTTTTCCCACACGCACAGATTATTGTTGATAAGTATCAACTGTCGACAGGCTATTCTTCTCTGCCGATTGTTGGAATGGGAACAAAGCCGCTCGGAGAGATTCGTCCGCAAATGTTTTCGGTGAAGAGTGAAGGTAGGGAGAAGATAACTAGGGGTACGGATAAAGAAACTTATCAACATCTAAAGGACTATAAGAATAATAAATATTTTACTCGGAGTGTAGAGTATAATGCAGGTAAAGATGGCACAGGATTTACTTACAAAGTATATCAAAGAGGAGATATTAATTGGAATATGGTCCGAACAAAAGGTGCTAAAAAAGGTCGCGGGTTAACAAATGCTGAAGCATCTGCGAAATATGGACTTGCTCCTGTTCTTGATGATGCAGGTAGTGTTGCAACATTGCATCATTCACAACAAAAAGGTGTTGGACCATTATATGAAGCTTCAACTAGGTACCATAATATTAGTAATGCTAAAAGAGCTCCACTACATCCTTATAAAGGAAAGTTAAACCCATTTTATCCAATGGATGAAACAACTAGAGGAGCATTTCAAAAAGTAGATTCTATTAATTATTGGAAAATA from Bacillus aquiflavi includes the following:
- a CDS encoding HNH/endonuclease VII fold putative polymorphic toxin; translation: MKGKYTNFFEGVGDVVENITQGATDLIKGLANGIVGMVTGLVTVVGDAGIVILSGVIPDVIEPPKLKEKADQTIDTYTQAAIQFIQDPIRTAESVAQVVTDSVEQEGIMYATGSALPSLIPSTLLKGAKGLSSVKSPGKSPKVNNSKPYSKEFIQEKINAAKAGMGKMKVPVLYREQLSTGYSSLPIVGMGTKPLGDIRPQMFSVKSEGREKITKDTVNLNKKKAFNKAKDLAGIPRSQQPSRQWQVGDNVYKKGGDYKNYEYSLNPTHHGRYYEYDTPQGKRVIVEHINDGRLHTHAGKPKDGANPFEYDFKKERYSNIYGPNGDHHIYYNR
- a CDS encoding transposase, whose amino-acid sequence is MERIFYSVAHEKAKEQEAFIHERQKDHEITLSLDEVAVRKGHTYETVLYDADLGVVMGMHQNRHCASTMELLSVKKRGD